GTCCGCCGGTCAGTGGCGCCTCCGGTTCGTGTCGCGCCATCGCCACGATCGACAGCCGCGTCCCCGCCGGATATTTGCCCAGGTTCTGTACGATCGTGCGATACTTGAATCCGCCTTCATTGGTGAACCGCATGGCGTAATCGCCCGAGTAGGCGAATCCGCGGTCCCGCCGTGCCTGCGGCAGGTTGGACCACCCGCTCGCCAGCGACTCCGAGCCCTCAAGCCCATTCTCAAAATCACCATTGTTGATCGCGATGGTCTTTCCCAAGAGCGGCGAAAGCGCCTGCGCCGACATTGGCGCGATGCGCACCGAGTCGTGCTCGAAGTGCGCGACCTGACCGACATGAACCAGCGCGTTGCGATCGCCGCGCACCGCCTTGACCGCTCCTTCAATCACGAACACCGTCGACTTGCCCATCGCGTCGGCGCTGGCGACGAAGCGCGTGCCCAGGTCGATGACCCGCCCGCCGTCGGGGAGCGTCACGGTGAACCCGTGCGCTTCTTTGGGCACGAATGCTTCGAGGCGCCCGCGCACGAGCTTCGCTTCATTCCGCCCGGTGATCTGCACTTCGCACGGGCCGTTCAGATCGATCACCGCCGTCGATGTGAGCATCAGTTGGGCAGCCCCGCGCACCAGACGAATCGGCTCCGACATCACCGCGCTGCCCAGCGCCAACGAGTCCGCTGCATCGGCGAAAACCGCGCCTTGTTTGTCCGTCACAATCGCCAGTCCCGGTCCATCCGCGTGCAAGACGACCACAGGCGATCGCTCCATGGGTCTTTGCCAGTACAGCCACCCGATGCCCGCCGCCAGCGCCACCATCGCCGCGATGGCGATCCATCGCGCCGAGCCGCCGTCGCGCGGCAACGGTCGGGGCGCCTGATCAGTCACGCTGACCTGCCAGCGCGTCGTCCATGCCAGCGCGGCATGCGTCTGCGCCAGTTCGCAGTAAAGCTGGCGAAACATGCAGTCGCTGCGCAGGGCCGACTCGAAGCGCGCGTGGGTTGCTTCGTCGATGACCCCGTCAAGGCACAGGGCCGCCGCATTATGAAACTCATCTTGGCTCATCAGCGGCGCGTTCATCCGTGATCGACCTCCGTCAGATGGCGACGGACGCATTCGGCGAGTCGGCGGCGGATGCGGCCGAGCGTCATCGAGATCGAGGCGGCGGGGCGACCGCGTTGAGCCGCCATCTGCGCGACCGAACCTTCAGGCCCGTAGCGATCGCGCAACATCTGCCGCTGCGGAGCGGGAAGCTTGTCGAGACACTGATGGAGGGCGGCGAGTCGATGGTCAGCACGGTCGTGTTGTCGCTCGGCTTCAGTAGCGATCAGGTCGGCGACGTCGTCGCTGAACACGTGACGATCACGCTTACGGTCGCGCAGGAACGCCCGCACCTGATTCCGCGCCAGCCCGCAGGCCCAGGTCATGAACGGCACATTCCGGTCGTACCATTCGGCCTTTTCCCAAAGCACGCGGTTGGTGTTCTGAAGCACGTCATGCGCGTGATCAGGATCGGGGAGAAGTGACGTAATGTAAGCATAAAGCCGGGCTTGCGACTCGGCGATGAGGCCGACAAGATCGCTGTATTTCATGTGATCGTTCATGCGCGCGGCTAATCCTCTACCCAGTGAATACCACTTGCGTCAAGAATCGAATCATCCCGGCGGCGGATTTATCGCTGCGGGGCGATCGGCGGGGACGCCGCAAATCCTCAAGAGGTTCAGGCGAAAACTCATTGGCGCGCGGGGGGCGGGTCGTATCATGACCCATTCACACCCGCCGAGGCGCCTGAGGATGCACATGACGATCGAAGGCAAACGATGGCCGGTGCTGCGTGCACTGATCTGGCTGATCGTGCTGCTGCTGGCGGCGGCGTGGGTGCGTGCGGCGGAGGACGCGCGGCCGAACCTCGTCATGATCCTCGTCGACGACCTGGGCTACAACGATGTGGGCTGCTTCGGGTCGCCATTGATCAAGACGCCGAACATCGACCGCATGGCGGCCGAGGGTATTCGCTTCACAAGCTTTTACGCCCAGAACGTCTGCGGGCCGAGTCGCGCCGCTTTGATGACCGGCTGTTACCCCATCCGCATCGCCGAGCCACATAACACCAAGAGCGGGCACACCGTCGTGCACGCCGACGAAATCACCGTCGCCGAGTTGCTCAAGCAGGCCGGTTACGCCACGGGGCTCATCGGCAAGTGGCATCTGGCCGGCGAAGGCGCGGGCAAGCAGGGGCGCGGCACCGGACCGTTCGATGCATCGCGCATGCCCAACGCACAGGGCTTCGACTACTTCTTCGGCACGCCCGCGCATAATGGTCACACGCGCGAGCATGAACCCGCGACCTGGAAGACCGAAGTCTACCGCAACAGCGAACGGCTCGAGACCGACGCGGATGTGAACACGCTGACGAAACGCGAGACTGACGAAGCGGTCAAATTCATCCGTGACCACAAGAGTGAGCGCTTCTTTGTGTACCTGGCGTACAACATGGTGCACGTCGCGCTGGGTGCATCGGAGGACTTTAGGGGCAAGAGCCCGCGCGGGTTGTACGGCGATGCGACGCAGGAAATCGACTTCGGCGTCGGACAGGTACTCGCGACGCTCAAGGAACTGGGCATCGATGACAACACGCTCGTCGTGTTCACATCCGACAACGGGCCATGGGTCGAAGCATCGATCGGCGACTACGGAGGGAGCGCGTATCCTCTGCGCGGATTCAAGATGAACACATGGGAAGGCGGGCTGCGCGTGCCGGGCGTCGTGCGCTGGCCGGGGCATGTGCCCGCCGGGAAAGTCAGCGATGCGATCGTGACGACGCTCGATGTGCTGCCGACGTTCGCGTCGCTCGCCGGAGCGAAATTGCCGACGGATCGGAAGATCGACGGCGTGGACATGAGCGATTTTTGGCGGGGAAACACGCAAGAATGTCCGCGCGACGAGTTCTTCTATTATGCGTACACGCATTTGGAGGCGGTGCGCGACGGGGCGTGGAAACTCGTGCTGCCCCGGCCCAAGAGTCCGCCGTGGACGAGCTGGTACGGGCGCATGATCGACGCTGTACCCGCGCCGGAGCTTTACAATCTCGATGACGACATCAGCGAGAAGCACGATGTGGCGGCGGAACATCCCGACATCGTCGCGCGCCTGATGAAACGTATCGACGCGGCGCGCGAAGATCTCGGCGACTACAACGTGATTGGAACCGGCGCCCGTTTCTTCGACCCCGGTCCGCATCGGCCCGATGCGGCCAAGTGGATCAACCTCCGAAATAAGTGAGTCATCTATGCGAATCGTTCATGGGATGTTGCTGGTGATGGTGTCGCTGGTCACGATCAGCCGGGCGGACGAGCCGGCGATCCGGCATTCGTTCTTCGTCGCGGGGCAGGAGACGTACATCGTCGACGAAGACGGCAAGGTCACATGGACCTACCCCGCCGGGACGCGCGACGGATATGTGCTGCCCGACGGGCACATTCTCATGGCGGTCTCGAAGAACAAGCAGTATCCGGGCGGCGCGGTGGTGGAGGTCACGCCGGACAACAAGGTGGTGTTCGAGTACAAAGGCACGCAGGGTGAAACGCACGCCGTCGAGCCGCTCGAAAGCGGCAACATTCTGACGGTTGAAGGGGGGGCGATGCCGAAGCTGATGGAACTGACGCGTGAGGGGAAGGTCGCGGTGGAGTTTCCGCTTCAGTGTCAGGTGCCGAACGTGCACATGCAGACGCGCATGGCGCGGAAGCTGGCGGATGGGACGTATCTGGTGCCGCATCTGTTGGACTTCGCGGTCAAACAATATGATGCGACCGGCAAGGTGCTGGCGGTGATCGATACGACCGCGCCCGGCGACACGCAGCACAAAATCGAAACATGGCCGTTCACTGCGATTCGCCTGGCCAATGGGCACACGCTCTGCGGGCTGACGCACTCGGATCGCGTTGCCGAGTTCGATGCCGAGGGGAAGATCGTCTGGCAGCTTACGAACGAAGACCTGCCCGAGCCGCTGATTCACGACGCGTGCGGCGTGCAGCGCCTGCCCAACGGCAACACCGTCATCGCTCCCTACGCTTCGCGCACCCCCGGCGCGGTGAAGCTTTTTGAGGTGACGCCCGAGAAGAAAGTCGTCTGGACCTACAAGGACGACAAAAAGCACGGCATCCACGATTTTCAGATTCTCACGACAAATGGTCAGCAATTGCCGTGGCCTCCGTTAAAATGACGGCATGAAACATCTCGTGGATCGCCACCGCATCAAACCCAAGTCGCGCGTCGATCTGAACAAGATCCCGACCCGCGGCGACGGGATCGACAAGGACAAAGCTCATCATCAGCTTCAGAAGATGGCCAAGGAATTGGCGGACCTTCAGGAGCTTATGTACGCCGAGAACAAGCACGCGCTGCTGATCGTGCTGCAGGCGATGGACGCCGGCGGCAAGGACTCGACGATCCGCGAAGTGCTCAGCCAGGTCAACCCGCAGGGCTGCCGGGTGCACAGCTTCAAGGGTCCGTCGTCGCTGGAGCGTTCGCACGACTTTCTTTGGCGGATTCATAAGGAGACGCCTGAGCGCGGGATGATCTGCGTTTTCAACCGCTCGCATTACGAAGACGTCGGCATCGTGCGGGTCAAGGAACTGGCGCCCGACGTGGTGTGGAAGAAGCGGTACGATCACATCAATGCGTTCGAGAAGATGCTCAGCGACGAAGGCACGACGATCGTCAAGTTCTTCCTGCACATCTCCAAGGATTATCAGAAGCTCCGCCTGCAGCGTCGCCTTGATCGGGCGGACAAGCTCTGGAAATTCAGCCCGGATGATCTGGCGGAGCGCGGCCGGTGGGATGCGTACATGAAGGCGTACAACGAAGCGATCAGCCGGTGCACGACGAAGGACGCGCCGTGGTACGTCATCCCATCGGAGCGGCGGTGGTATCGGGATTGGGCGGTGACGAGCGTCTTGGTCAATACGCTGCGCGGGCTCAAGATGAAGTACCCGGAACCGACGATCGACCCGACGAAATTCACGGTCGAATGACCGGCAATTGCGGGCAATATCGGCTGGATTGTCCGCGTTGTGCTGCGAAGTCCGCCAGCTTTCATGAAAGGTTCGCCATGCGCCGATTTCTCGTAACGACTGCTGTTCTGATGTGTGTTTCGATGGCGATCGGCGCGGACAAGCCCAACATCGTCTACATCCTCGCCGACGATCTGGGCTACGGCGATGTGCACGCGCTCAATGCCGAAGGCAAGATCGCCACGCCGCACATGGACCAGCTTGCGGCGACGGGCATGACGTTCACCGATGCGCATTCGAGTTCAGCGGTGTGCACGCCGACGCGCTACGGCATTCTGACCGGTCGCTACAACTGGCGCAGCCGGCTCCAGCACGGCGTGCTGGGCGGGTACAGCACGCCGCTCATCGAGAAGGGGCGCATGACCGTGGCGTCGATGCTCAAGGCCGAGGGTTACGCGACGGGCTGCTTCGGCAAGTGGCACCTGGGCATGAACTGGCCGCTCAAGGAAGGCGGGGCAGCGGATGACGAAGGCAACTTCGGGGCCGGGTATAAGGACGCATGGAAAGTCGACTACGCCAAGCCGATTCAGGACGGCCCGATTGCACGCGGGTTTGATGAATACTTCGGCATCAGCGCCTCGCTTGACATGCCGCCGTACCTGTTCATCGACAACGACCGCTCCGTCGGCATTCCGACCAAGGAAGCGGAGCTCTGGGCGCATCGCAAAGGTCCCGTCGCCGATGACTTCAAGCTCGAAAACGTCCTGCCCGAAGTGACGAAGCACACGGTGGTGTACATCGAGAAGCACGCCGCGGACGCCAAGGCGGGCAAGCCCTTTTTCATTTACATGCCGCTTCCCTCGCCGCACACGCCGATCGCGCCCAACGCCGACTGGAAAGGCAAGAGCGGGATCAGCGACTACGCCGACTACGTGATGGAGACCGATTGGGCGGTGGGCGAAGTGCTCGCCGCGCTCGACAAGGCCGGCCTCGCCGAGAACACGCTCGTCATCGTCACCAGTGACAACGGCTGCTCGCCTTCCGCCAATTTCAAGCAGCTCGCCGAGCATGGTCACAACCCCAGCTACATCTTCCGCGGCGAAAAGGCCGACATCTTCGAAGGCGGTCACCACATTCCCTTTATCGCCCGCTGGCCCGGCAAGGTCGCGCCCGGCTCAAAGTATGACGAAACAATCTGCCTCACCGACCTGATGGCCACCGCCGCCGAAATCACCGGCGCGAAAATCCCCGACAACGCCGGAGAAGACTCTGTGAGCATCCTCCCCGCGCTCGTGGGCAAAACGACCGGCCCGATCCGCGAAGCCACCGTCCATCATTCCATCAACGGCTCGTTCTCCCTCCGGCAGGGCAACTGGAAACTCGAAATGTGCGCCTCCAGCGGCGGATGGAGCGGCCCCCGCCCCGGCACCAAACCCGTCGCCGAACTTCCCGACATTCAGCTCTACGATCTGTCCAAGGACATCGCGGAAAAGGACAACGTCGAAAAGGACCACCCCGAAGTCGTCGCGAAGATGAAGGCGCTCTTGGAGAAGTACATCGCCGACGGCCGCAGCACCCCCGGCTCGCAGCAGTCCAACGATGTCCAAGTCGATTACAAGCAGCACATCGGAAAGTAAGGGGAAGGGGGATGGCGGAAAGGGGGGCGCCGCCATCCCAGTTTAGCGACGCCGCTCGCGGCGGGCGCGACTGGCACTCGATTGCACTTGCCGCAAATCATTTTCCGGCTGCTATAACGTTCAAATTGGCCCATCCATCTTTGTCCTTGTATCGATATGCGCCGAGCACGGGATGGTTTTCGACGACGGCTATTCCTATAGACCTCAAATCGCCATTCGCGGCAACGAGCGTTTTCCATTGATCCGCCGTCAATATCTCTCTGAATTCAAATTTTATTGATTCGACTTCCTTGAATTCTGCGTCCCAATTCAACTCCGAAATCTCAGAGACAACGATATCCGATTCGTCGGTTTCTGGTTTTAGCGTTGAGGGGAAAGTCAAATCGACAAAATAGCGTTCGTGTAACACGGCCTTCGCTATGAGTATGGGTCGCCAATCACGCTGCCCAGCACTCACGTTCTTAGAAAGCCCCATCGAGTAGCTGGCGTCAGGAAACAGCCGATGGAAGTCGCGGCCGACGTTCGCAGCAAGAAACGCTTTGATCGTGGCAATCTTTTCAAGCCTTGCTTGGCGCCGGTAGATCTGATTGGCGATGAAGACTCCGCCCACGATGAGCAGCACCAAGCCGGCGATGACAATGTAGCGTCGTTTCTTGTATTTGAACATTCAGTTTCCGGCTCATCTTGAATGCCGAATGTGATATTTACGACGGCACAAGCATATTACCGGATGTGGCTCACTACCTGCCCCTTCGCGTGGGTTATGATGCCTGATTCTCTAAAAACTTTGCCGCAGAATCTCATGGGTCGGTTTCGGGGCGGCGGTCTATACTGACCGGCACGCATTGAACGCCCCGCAATGGGCGTTTGAGCGTGCGACGGAATTACTCATGACACGATGCTGGACAACCCGGCTCATCGGCATCGCGATGCTCATCGCGGCGGCGGGGCGGGTGCAGGCGGCGGATGCCGACGGCGTCACGTTCTTCGAGAACAAGGTCCGCCCGATTCTGGCGGAGCACTGCTTCAAATGTCACGGCCCCGACAAGCAGAAGGCCGGTCTGCGATGGGACCACATCAGCTTCATCTTAAAAGGCGGCGAGCGCGGGCCGGAGATTGTGCCGGGCCGGCCGGAGATGAGCCGCATAATCGAAGCGGTCGGGTACGGCAACAGCGAACTTCAGATGCCGCCGGACGGACCTCTGGACAAGTCGCTGATCGAAACGCTCAGGCAGTGGATCACAATGGGCGCGCCCTGGCCGGATGAACCGGTGCCGGGGGGCGGATCCGCGGGGGCGACGCATCGCGGTTTTGATTTACAGCAGCGGCGGGCGGAGCATTGGGCGTGGCAACCCGTGACCAACGCACCGGTGCCGCAGGTCAAAGACACGAAGTGGGCGAGCGATCCGATCGACAACTTCGTTCTCGCGAAGCTTGAGGAAGCGGGGATCAAGCCGGCGGGTGATGCGGATCGGCGCACGCTGATTCGTCGCGTTTACTTTGACATCATCGGATTGCCGCCGACACCCGAAGCGGTCGAAGCGTTCGTCAATGACCCATCGCCCGATGCGTATGAGAAGGTCGTCGACGGGCTGCTCGGATCGGAGCATTACGGCGAGCGGTGGGCGCGGCACTGGATGGACTGCTTCCGTTGCGCCGAGTCGCGCGGGCACGAGTTTGACTATGACGTTCCCAATGCGTGGCAGTTTCGCGATTATCTGATTCGCGCGCTCAATGACGATGTGCCGTACAGGCAATTCGTGATGGAGTCGATCGCGGGCGATCTGTTGCCCGAGCCGCGCATGAGCAAGGCGGGCGACTTCAACGAGTCGGTGCTCGGGACAGGGTTCTGGTGGCTGGGCGAATGGGTGCATTCGCCGGTCGATTTGCAGCAGGACGAAGCGGACCGGTTCGACAACATGGTCGATGTCATGGGCAAAAGCTTCCTGGGCATGACGCTCGGCTGCGCCCGCTGTCACGATCACAAATTCGACGCCATCAGCACCAAGGACTACTACGCCCTGTTCGGCTTCCTTCAAAGCAGCCGCTATCGCCAGGTGCGCTTCGAATCGTATGACCATAATCTGAAAATCGCCCGCGCGATTCAGACGCTTGATGATGCATCGCGCCCCAAGCTTGCGGCTGACATCGCTGCGGCGTGTCGACCGGCAGTGGAACATGCGGCGGATTATCTTAAGGCGGCGCGTCAGGCGTTGACGGCCCAAACGCCGGCTGCGGAGATTGCGGCGGGGGCGAAGATGGACCCGGCGCTGCTCGAGGCATGGGTCAGCGAACTGCGCGAGGCGCGGAAGCATGGTGATGACGCTTTTCATGCATTTGCCGTGATCGGCCCGGATCGCGATGCTTCGCCGGAGCGGATGCAGACGATTCGCCAGCAGTCGGTCGAGGCGCAGCGGAACAGCGCTGCGGATCTGCATGAGCAGGTGATTCTCGATTACGCGAAGGCGGGGGCGGACGCATGGATCACCGACAGCGTCATCTTCGGCGTGCGTCCGCAGCGGCCGGGTGATCTGCGAGTGGACGGGCTGTCGGGTCATGCGTTGACGGGCGTCGTGACTCAGTCCGCGGCGGTGCAGGGCATGATCTGGAACAAGATTGCCCTGGCGCCGCAGACGGAGGCCGACGAAGGCAGTGTTCGCAACCACGAGGGCGCACAGGGCCGCTCAATCCACTCGCCGACGTTCACGCTCAATGGTCAGCGGCTTTTCTATCTGATACGCGGCTCCGTCGGTGCGTATGTCACGATCGATTCGCATCGTCTTAACAAAGGCCCGCTGCACGCATCGATGTATCAGACCTTTGACGATCCGGTCGGCAAGCTCCGCTGGGTCGAGCACAATGTGCGCGACTACACGGGGCACAATGCTCATGTTGAGTTCACGCCGCATGGCGACAAGCCGTTCGAGTTGCTGCGTGTTGTTCTCGCCGACGATCGCCCGGCGGTGCCGGAGGGAAACGCGGTCGTGGCGACCATGCTCGAAGACGAAGCGATCACGACGCCCGACGCGCTGGCTGTGGCGTACGGCAAACTATTGACGCAGGCGCTGGATCGATTTGCCGCCGATAAAATCGTCGGTTCGCCCGACGCGGCGGATATGGCGGCGCTGGCGAACGTGATCCTTACCCGCACCGACCTTTTTCCGCGGTCGGCGACGAACACCGCCGCCGCCGAATATGCGAGCAGGCGACAGACGCTCATCACGCAGATCAAGACCGATTCGCATCTGGCCCCGGCGATGTTCGACGGATCGGGCGAGGACAACGCCGTCTTCATCCGCGGCAGCTACAAGTCGCCGGGCGACACGGTGCCGCGCCGGTTCCTCGAAGCGCTGGGCGGGCTCGATCATCCCGCCCCCGCGACCGGTTCGGGCCGACTCGAACTGGCGCAGCAGATTGTTGATGACGCGAAAGACCCGTTCGTCTCGCGCGTGCAGGTCAATCGCATCTGGCACCATCTGTTCGGGCGCGGGATCGTCGCGACAATCGACAATCTCGGCGTGCTGGGCGCGGAGCCCACCCATCCGCAACTGCTCGATCATCTGGCGTGGCGCTTCACGCATGAATTGAAGTGGTCGAACAAGGCGATGGTCCGCGCGATCGTGTTGAGCCGCACGTATCGCATGGATTCGCGCCCGCTCGATGAACACGCGGAGGAGATCGACCCGCAGAACAAACTGCTGCACCGCACGAACATTCGCCGTCTGGAGGGCGAAGCGATTCGCGATGAGATTCTCGCCGTCAGCGGGCGGCTCAACGATCGGGCGTACGGGCCGTCGGTCGATGTGTATTTGACACCGTTCATGGAAGGCCGCGGTCGGCCCAAATCCGGACCGCTCGACGGCGACGGTCGGCGAAGCGTTTACACCTCGATTCGCCGCAATTTCCTGCCGCCGATGATGCTCGCGTTCGACATGCCGATTCCGTACACGGCCCGGCCGATGCGGACGATTTCCAATGTGCCCGCTCAGGCGCTGATCATGATGAATGATCCGTTCGTCGTCGATCAGGCGAAGCTGTGGGCGAAGCATGTTTGTGATGACAAGCAGGCGACGCCAAAGCAGCGCGTCGAGTCGATGTACGAGCGCGCGTTCTGTCGTAAGCCGGACGAACGCGAGTTGGCGGAGGCGCTCGACTTCGTCGGCGATTCATCGGACCCGGCGGTGTGGGCGGATCTGGGGCATGTGCTCATGAACGTCAAGGAATTCATTTTCCTGCACTAGCGAGGACGAAACGATGCATCACCACTGCGGACGATTTCTCCCCACGCCGATGACGCGCCGGCAGATGCTCGCACAGAGCGCGGCGGGTTTCGGATCGCTGGCGCTGTCTGCAATGCTCGCGTCGTCTGCGAAGGCGAGTGTGCGCGAAGTGCGGAGCAATCCGTTCGAGCCGCGCATGCCGCACTTTGCGCCCAAGGCGCGCAGCGTGATCTTTCTGTATATGGACGGCGGGCCGTCGCAGGTCGATACGTTCGATCCGAAGCCGATGCTTGATAAGTACAACGGCAAGCCGTTTCCGACGAAGATGGAGCCGACGCAGTTCAACAACAATGGCAACACGCTCGCCAGTCCGTGGAAATTCCGCCGGTATGGCGAAAGCGGCACGCCCGTCAGCGACCTGTTTCCGCATGTCGGGCAGATCGTGGATGACCTGACGATCATTCGTTCGATGACGAGCAAATTCTCCGAGCACACGAACGCCAACTACTTCCTGCACACGGGCAACGGGCTTCAGGGCCGCCCGAGCATCGGGGCATGGGTCGGCTACGGACTCGGCACCGAATGCCGCAATTTGCCGTCGTTTATCGTCCTCAACGGCGGACTCATCCCGCCCGGCGGCCTCGATTGCTTCAACACCGGCTACCTCCCCGCCAGCTATCAGGGCTCCATCTTCCAGACCGGCGCCAATCCCGTCGCCAACATCAATCGCACCGAACGCACGCCCGAGCAGCAACTCCGCAAGCTCGCCCTCATGCACCAACTCGACGCCGCCGGCCTCGACCGCATGGGCCACGTCGACGCGCTCGAATCCGCCAT
This genomic window from Planctomycetota bacterium contains:
- a CDS encoding sigma-70 family RNA polymerase sigma factor, producing the protein MNDHMKYSDLVGLIAESQARLYAYITSLLPDPDHAHDVLQNTNRVLWEKAEWYDRNVPFMTWACGLARNQVRAFLRDRKRDRHVFSDDVADLIATEAERQHDRADHRLAALHQCLDKLPAPQRQMLRDRYGPEGSVAQMAAQRGRPAASISMTLGRIRRRLAECVRRHLTEVDHG
- a CDS encoding sulfatase-like hydrolase/transferase — translated: MRALIWLIVLLLAAAWVRAAEDARPNLVMILVDDLGYNDVGCFGSPLIKTPNIDRMAAEGIRFTSFYAQNVCGPSRAALMTGCYPIRIAEPHNTKSGHTVVHADEITVAELLKQAGYATGLIGKWHLAGEGAGKQGRGTGPFDASRMPNAQGFDYFFGTPAHNGHTREHEPATWKTEVYRNSERLETDADVNTLTKRETDEAVKFIRDHKSERFFVYLAYNMVHVALGASEDFRGKSPRGLYGDATQEIDFGVGQVLATLKELGIDDNTLVVFTSDNGPWVEASIGDYGGSAYPLRGFKMNTWEGGLRVPGVVRWPGHVPAGKVSDAIVTTLDVLPTFASLAGAKLPTDRKIDGVDMSDFWRGNTQECPRDEFFYYAYTHLEAVRDGAWKLVLPRPKSPPWTSWYGRMIDAVPAPELYNLDDDISEKHDVAAEHPDIVARLMKRIDAAREDLGDYNVIGTGARFFDPGPHRPDAAKWINLRNK
- a CDS encoding polyphosphate kinase 2 family protein, whose product is MKHLVDRHRIKPKSRVDLNKIPTRGDGIDKDKAHHQLQKMAKELADLQELMYAENKHALLIVLQAMDAGGKDSTIREVLSQVNPQGCRVHSFKGPSSLERSHDFLWRIHKETPERGMICVFNRSHYEDVGIVRVKELAPDVVWKKRYDHINAFEKMLSDEGTTIVKFFLHISKDYQKLRLQRRLDRADKLWKFSPDDLAERGRWDAYMKAYNEAISRCTTKDAPWYVIPSERRWYRDWAVTSVLVNTLRGLKMKYPEPTIDPTKFTVE
- a CDS encoding sulfatase-like hydrolase/transferase — translated: MRRFLVTTAVLMCVSMAIGADKPNIVYILADDLGYGDVHALNAEGKIATPHMDQLAATGMTFTDAHSSSAVCTPTRYGILTGRYNWRSRLQHGVLGGYSTPLIEKGRMTVASMLKAEGYATGCFGKWHLGMNWPLKEGGAADDEGNFGAGYKDAWKVDYAKPIQDGPIARGFDEYFGISASLDMPPYLFIDNDRSVGIPTKEAELWAHRKGPVADDFKLENVLPEVTKHTVVYIEKHAADAKAGKPFFIYMPLPSPHTPIAPNADWKGKSGISDYADYVMETDWAVGEVLAALDKAGLAENTLVIVTSDNGCSPSANFKQLAEHGHNPSYIFRGEKADIFEGGHHIPFIARWPGKVAPGSKYDETICLTDLMATAAEITGAKIPDNAGEDSVSILPALVGKTTGPIREATVHHSINGSFSLRQGNWKLEMCASSGGWSGPRPGTKPVAELPDIQLYDLSKDIAEKDNVEKDHPEVVAKMKALLEKYIADGRSTPGSQQSNDVQVDYKQHIGK
- a CDS encoding DUF1553 domain-containing protein; this encodes MDPALLEAWVSELREARKHGDDAFHAFAVIGPDRDASPERMQTIRQQSVEAQRNSAADLHEQVILDYAKAGADAWITDSVIFGVRPQRPGDLRVDGLSGHALTGVVTQSAAVQGMIWNKIALAPQTEADEGSVRNHEGAQGRSIHSPTFTLNGQRLFYLIRGSVGAYVTIDSHRLNKGPLHASMYQTFDDPVGKLRWVEHNVRDYTGHNAHVEFTPHGDKPFELLRVVLADDRPAVPEGNAVVATMLEDEAITTPDALAVAYGKLLTQALDRFAADKIVGSPDAADMAALANVILTRTDLFPRSATNTAAAEYASRRQTLITQIKTDSHLAPAMFDGSGEDNAVFIRGSYKSPGDTVPRRFLEALGGLDHPAPATGSGRLELAQQIVDDAKDPFVSRVQVNRIWHHLFGRGIVATIDNLGVLGAEPTHPQLLDHLAWRFTHELKWSNKAMVRAIVLSRTYRMDSRPLDEHAEEIDPQNKLLHRTNIRRLEGEAIRDEILAVSGRLNDRAYGPSVDVYLTPFMEGRGRPKSGPLDGDGRRSVYTSIRRNFLPPMMLAFDMPIPYTARPMRTISNVPAQALIMMNDPFVVDQAKLWAKHVCDDKQATPKQRVESMYERAFCRKPDERELAEALDFVGDSSDPAVWADLGHVLMNVKEFIFLH
- a CDS encoding DUF1501 domain-containing protein, giving the protein MLAQSAAGFGSLALSAMLASSAKASVREVRSNPFEPRMPHFAPKARSVIFLYMDGGPSQVDTFDPKPMLDKYNGKPFPTKMEPTQFNNNGNTLASPWKFRRYGESGTPVSDLFPHVGQIVDDLTIIRSMTSKFSEHTNANYFLHTGNGLQGRPSIGAWVGYGLGTECRNLPSFIVLNGGLIPPGGLDCFNTGYLPASYQGSIFQTGANPVANINRTERTPEQQLRKLALMHQLDAAGLDRMGHVDALESAIANYELAYRMQIAVPDLMDMSGESEATRRMYGLDAKYKPTQIFAAQCLVARRLVERGVRFIELTCPKVGGDRWDQHGNLKEGHENNARAVDQPIAALIRDLKARGMLDETLVLWSGEFGRTPFAQGANGRDHNPFGFSCFLAGGGIKPGLTFGSTDEFGYKAVENRLNIHDLHATILHQLGLQHDKLTFRFQGLDQRLTTVDEEAHVIHEILA